From Tripterygium wilfordii isolate XIE 37 chromosome 13, ASM1340144v1, whole genome shotgun sequence, the proteins below share one genomic window:
- the LOC120012396 gene encoding pentatricopeptide repeat-containing protein At4g15720 codes for MHICHRQVASFPPNQTVKMTNTRTYFIQKLRDCKVLISAASTHCLMIKYGLFSDTFSINHLINCYVRLRRADHAHRLFEEMPEPNVVSFTSLMAGYVDTGKPQISIFLLREMLENSVMPNDFTFATVINACSSLSDIKMGKKVHALVEIMGFRCNLVVFSSLVDMYGKCNVVDEARRVFDLMGFRNIVSWTAMIVAYAQNARGHEALEVFREFSGLMLESPNHFMLASVINACASLGRLVYGKVTHGAVIRLGHESNDVVASALVDMYAKCGCVSSSDKVFRRIQNPSVIPYTSMIVGAAKYGRGDLSLKLFIEMIDGGIKPNDVTFLGVLHACSHSGLVKEGIEHLESMYPEHGILPDAKHYTCVVDMLGRSGRLDEAYQLAKSVQVETEAGALLWGTLLSASRLHGRVDIAVEASKWLVDSNQQVAGAYVTLSNTYALTGEWENVHNVRSKMKHTGVIKEPGCSWIEIRDSTHVFYAGDVSCERQDEVVSLLKELERRMKERGYKGGSTGLVFVDVEEEAKEEIVNLHSERLALAFGLICIPKGVTIRIMKNLRMCADCHLAFKLISEIVARDFVVRDVNRFHHFESGSCSCKDFW; via the coding sequence ATGCACATTTGCCACCGTCAGGTCGCATCTTTCCCGCCAAACCAAACTGTCAAGATGACAAACACCAGAACCTATTTCATTCAGAAGCTCCGAGACTGCAAGGTCCTCATCTCTGCAGCTTCAActcattgcttgatgataaaaTACGGATTATTTAGTGATACTTTCAGTATCAATCACCTGATAAACTGCTATGTAAGGCTCCGAAGAGCTGACCATGCACACCGGCTGTTCGAAGAAATGCCTGAGCCAAATGTAGTGTCGTTTACTTCTCTCATGGCTGGATATGTCGACACGGGTAAGCCCCAAATcagtatttttcttttaagagaAATGCTTGAGAATTCGGTTATGCCAAATGACTTTACTTTTGCTACGGTGATTAATGCTTGTTCATCTCTTTCTGATATTAAGATGGGCAAGAAAGTGCATGCCCTTGTTGAGATTATGGGGTTTCGGTGTAATCTTGTGGTTTTTTCGTCACTTGTTGATATGTATGGGAAGTGCAATGTTGTTGATGAAGCTCGGCGAGTTTTTGATTTGATGGGTTTCAGAAATATAGTTTCTTGGACTGCAATGATTGTAGCTTATGCACAAAATGCAAGAGGCCACGAGGCACTTGAAGTTTTTAGAGAATTCAGTGGACTGATGCTGGAAAGTCCAAATCATTTTATGTTGGCTAGTGTGATAAATGCTTGTGCAAGCTTGGGTCGGCTAGTGTATGGGAAAGTTACTCATGGAGCAGTGATTCGTCTTGGGCATGAATCAAATGATGTTGTTGCAAGTGCACTGGTCGACATGTATGCCAAATGTGGGTGTGTTAGTTCTTCAGACAAGGTCTTTAGGAGAATCCAAAATCCCTCTGTAATCCCTTATACTTCGATGATCGTTGGTGCTGCAAAGTATGGACGTGGAGATTTATCACTCAAACTCTTCATAGAGATGATAGATGGGGGAATAAAGCCTAATGATGTCACTTTTCTTGGAGTTTTACATGCTTGTAGCCATTCTGGACTTGTCAAAGAAGGCATTGAGCACCTTGAATCCATGTATCCAGAACACGGGATATTGCCCGATGCAAAGCATTATACATGTGTCGTTGATATGCTTGGCCGAAGTGGCCGTCTCGATGAAGCCTACCAGTTAGCAAAATCTGTGCAGGTAGAAACTGAGGCAGGGGCTCTGTTGTGGGGTACTCTTCTTTCAGCAAGTAGGCTTCATGGAAGGGTTGATATTGCAGTCGAAGCTAGCAAATGGCTAGTTGATTCTAATCAGCAAGTAGCAGGTGCTTATGTTACATTGTCTAACACTTATGCACTGACTGGGGAATGGGAGAACGTCCACAATGTTAGGTCCAAAATGAAGCACACAGGAGTCATCAAGGAACCTGGATGTAGCTGGATTGAAATAAGAGATTCAACTCACGTTTTCTATGCTGGAGATGTATCGTGTGAGAGACAAGACGAGGTGGTGAGCTTGTTGAAGGAGTTGGAGAGGAGAATGAAAGAAAGAGGATATAAAGGTGGAAGTACTGGATTGGTGTTTGTTGATGTGGAAGAGGAGGCCAAGGAGGAAATAGTAAATCTGCACAGTGAGAGACTTGCCTTGGCTTTTGGGTTAATATGCATACCAAAGGGAGTTACTATTAGAATAATGAAGAATTTGAGAATGTGTGCTGATTGTCATCTTGCTTTCAAGCTGATCAGTGAGATTGTGGCAAGGGATTTTGTTGTGAGAGATGTCAATAGATTTCATCATTTTGAAAGTGGGTCTTGCAGTTGCAAGGATTTTTGGTGA
- the LOC120013085 gene encoding cullin-1, which produces MTMNERKTIDLEQGWEFMQKGITKLKNILEGLPEPQFSSEDYMMLYTTIYNMCTQKPPHDYSQQLYDKYHDSFEEYISATVLPSLREKHDEFMLRELVKRWSNHKVMVRWLSRFFHYLDRYFIARRSLPPLNEVGLICFREQVYMELNGKVRDAVISLIDQEREGEQIDRALLKNVLDIFVEIGMTHMDYYENDFEEAMLKDTAAYYSRKASNWILEDSCPDYMLKAEECLRWEKDRVSHYLHSSSEPKLLEKVQHELLSVYASQLLEKEHSGCHALLRDDKVEDLSRMFRLFSKIPKGLDPVSSIFKQHVTAEGTALVKQAEDAASNKKADKRDTVGLQEQVFVRKVIELHDKYLAYVNNCFQNHTLFHKALKEAFEVFCNKGVAGSSSAELLATFCDNILKKGGSEKLSDEAIEETLEKVVKLLAYISDKDLFAEFYRKKLARRLLFDKSANDDHERSILTKLKQQCGGQFTSKMEGMVTDLTLARENQTSFEEYLSNNSQANPGIDLTVTVLTTGFWPSYKSFDLNLPAEMVRCVEVFKEFYQTKTKHRKLTWIYSLGTCNLIGKFEPKTMELIVTTYQASALLLFNAADRLSYSEIMTQLNLTDDDVVRLLHSLSCAKYKILNKEPNTKTISPTDYFEFNSKFTDKMRRIKIPLPPVDEKKKVIEDVDKDRRYAIDASIVRIMKSRKVLGHQQLVMECVEQLGRMFKPDFKAIKKRIEDLITRDYLERDKDNPNLFRYLA; this is translated from the exons ATGACGATGAATGAGCGGAAGACGATTGACTTGGAGCAAGGATGGGAGTTCATGCAGAAGGGGATCACCAAGCTGAAGAACATCCTAGAAGGGCTACCCGAGCCACAGTTCAGCTCTGAGGATTACATGATGCTTTACAC GACCATCTACAACATGTGTACTCAAAAACCTCCACACGATTACTCCCAGCAGTTGTATGACAAGTATCATGATTCTTTTGAGGAGTACATTAGTGCAACT GTGCTGCCATCCCTGAGAGAGAAGCATGATGAATTCATGTTGAGGGAACTTGTTAAGAGATGGTCAAACCATAAAGTTATGGTCAGGTGGCTGTCTCGATTCTTCCACTACCTTGATCGCTACTTTATAGCTCGGAGGTCACTTCCGCCCCTTAACGAAGTTGGACTTATTTGTTTCCGTGAGCAG GTCTATATGGAATTAAATGGAAAAGTGAGGGATGCTGTGATATCTCTG ATTGATCAAGAACGTGAGGGAGAGCAGATTGACCGAGCTTTATTGAAGAATGTTTTGGACATATTTGTTGAAATTGGAATGACGCACATGGATTACTATGAAAATGACTTTGAAGAGGCCATGCTTAAAGATACTGCTGCTTATTATTCCcggaaagcatcaaactggattcTGGAAGATTCTTGTCCTGATTATATGTTAAAA GCTGAAGAGTGTCTAAGATGGGAGAAGGATAGAGTTTCTCATTACTTGCATTCAAGCAGTGAGCCCAAGTTACTCGAG AAGGTTCAACATGAATTGTTGTCTGTATATGCCAGCCAGCTTCTTGAGAAAGAGCATTCTGGATGCCATGCACTGCTTAGAGATGACAAG GTGGAAGATTTGTCAAGAATGTTCAGACTTTTCTCTAAAATTCCTAAAGGCCTAGATCCTGTTTCTAGTATATTTAAGCAG CATGTTACTGCTGAAGGTACGGCTTTGGTCAAGCAGGCAGAAGATGCTGCAAGCAACAAGAAG GCAGATAAAAGGGATACAGTTGGTTTGCAGGAGCAG gtttttgtcAGGAAGGTGATTGAGCTGCATGACAAATACCTAGCATATGTGAATAATTGTTTCCAGAATCATACCCTCTTCCACAAG GCGCTCAAGGAAGCATTTGAGGTCTTCTGCAACAAGGGTGTGGCTGGAAGCTCTAGTGCAGAGCTGCTAGCCACTTTTTGTGACAATATTCTTAAGAAAGGTGGGAGTGAGAAACTAAGTGATGAAGCCATTGAAGAAACCCTTGAAAAG GTAGTAAAGCTGCTCGCTTATATAAGTGACAAAGATTTGTTTGCTGAATTCTACAG GAAAAAGCTTGCCCGGCGGCTTCTTTTTGATAAGAGTGCTAATGATGACCATGAGAGAAGCATTCTGACAAAGCTGAAGCAGCAATGTGGTGGTCAATTCACCTCAAAAATGGAGGGAATG GTTACAGATTTGACACTGGCAAGAGAGAATCAAACCAGCTTTGAGGAGTATTTAAGCAATAATTCACAGGCAAACCCTGGGATCGATTTGACAGTCACTGTTTTGACAACTGGATTTTGGCCTAGTTACAAGTCCTTTGATCTCAATCTTCCAGCAGAGATG GTTAGGTGCGTTGAAGTTTTCAAGGAATTTTATCAGACGAAAACGAAGCACAGAAAGCTCACTTGGATATATTCATTGGGTACTTGTAATCTTATTGGAAAATTTGAACCCAAAACCATGGAGTTAATTGTGACAACTTATCAG GCTTCTGCCCTCTTGCTTTTCAATGCTGCGGACAGGTTGAGTTATTCAGAAATCATGACTCAGTTAAACTTGACCGATGATGATGTTGTTAGATTGCTACATTCTCTCTCATGTGCAAAATATAAAATTCTTAACAAAGAGCCAAATACAAAAACAATCTCTCCTACCGACTACTTTGAGTTCAACTCCAAGTTTACTGACAAAATGAGGAGGATTAAG ATTCCTCTCCCTCCTGTggatgaaaagaagaaagtaattGAAGATGTTGACAAGGACAGACGATATGCCATTGACGCCTCAATTGTGCGCATCATGAAATCTCGCAAAGTTTTGGGTCACCAACAGTTGGTCATGGAATGTGTTGAACAGTTAGGTCGCATGTTCAAG CCTGATTTTAAGGCAATTAAAAAGCGGATTGAAGATCTGATTACTCGAGATTATCTTGAACGAGACAAAGATAACCCCAACTTGTTCAGATATTTGGCATGA